A genome region from Brassica oleracea var. oleracea cultivar TO1000 chromosome C2, BOL, whole genome shotgun sequence includes the following:
- the LOC106324268 gene encoding uncharacterized protein LOC106324268 has protein sequence MAAMNNISELKPFKSMWKVKGDKIHGTVKKDEVGQFTHVLQQGQTKVQINFTVTHSSGSYWTTKHPYKVVFLPTTRVRICEVLPYNMTGLEPVNYHAVLNGKLDPDFLVDVVGQVVEVSHIEVVSVNGKDTQKISVELCDTEDERLPLVLWGKFAEDISDAVQLRSENIVICVLRFDERSISNAYNVSDVSVNPENMAEVQAFIRLLPKDDLKLSIVDSKPLALANGVSKNDDFFVHTPRKTIAEVLESKQVEKCIVMATIAGIDSDMGWYYLSCKVCAKKVITVPNDNCDDGDEHDVLACNYYCPKCKNNSPKLLPRYKLHLVVLDNTNDCKFLFFDNLALQLLHQPCIELTGPITDEIQDPDVLPPILNDLKGKSFLFKIGIEKENFIYKHDTFKFLKIITNLGMINEFEAAQSTTRNMYILSTR, from the exons ATGGCTGCGATGAACAACATTTCTGAGTTGAAACCTTTCAAGTCAATGTGGAAAGTTAAG GGTGATAAGATTCATGGGACTGTGAAGAAGGATGAAGTGGGACAATTCACCCATGTGCTGCAGCAGGGACAAACGAAAGTCCAAATTAATTTTACGGTCACCCATTCAAGTGGTTCTTATTGGACAACCAAACATCCATACAAGGTGGTTTTCCTTCCTACAACCCGTGTCAGGATATGTGAGGTGTTGCCTTACAACATGACTGGATTGGAGCCGGTTAATTACCATGCGGTACTCAATGGGAAGCTCGATCCAGACTTCTTAGTTG ATGTTGTCGGCCAAGTTGTTGAAGTGTCCCACATTGAAGTTGTGTCTGTCAATGGCAAGGACACCCAGAAGATCTCTGTGGAACTGTGTGATACTGA GGATGAACGTCTCCCCCTGGTGTTATGGGGGAAGTTTGCGGAGGATATCAGTGATGCAGTTCAGTTGCGTTCTGAGAACATAGTTATTTGTGTTCTGAGGTTTG ATGAGCGTAGTATCTCCAATGCATACAACGTCTCCGATGTGTCAGTAAACCCAGAGAACATGGCTGAGGTCCAAGCTTTCATACGTTT GCTACCAAAAGATGATTTGAAATTGTCTATTGTTGACTCTAAGCCGCTTGCGTTGGCGAATGGTGTGTCTAAAAACGATGACTTTTTTGTGCACACACCTAGGAAGACTATTGCTGAGGTGCTTGAATCGAAGCAG GTGGAGAAGTGTATTGTAATGGCCACAATTGCGGGTATCGACTCTGACATGGGTTGGTACTACCTGAGTTGCAAGGTGTGTGCCAAGAAGGTAATTACAGTGCCGAATGACAACTGTGATGATGGAGATGAACACGATGTTCTTGCATGCAATTACTATTGTCCCAAATGCAAGAATAACAGCCCCAAACTATTGCCAAG GTACAAGTTGCATTTGGTTGTTCTTGACAATACCAATGACTGCAAGTTTCTCTTCTTTGATAATCTGGCACTGCAACTGCTGCACCAACCATGTATTGAGCTCACTGGTCCTATTACTGATGAG ATTCAGGATCCTGATGTGTTGCCCCCCATTCTGAACGATTTAAAAGGAAAATCTTTTCTTTTCAAGATTGGGATTGAAAAGGAGAATTTTATTTACAAGCATGACACATTTAAGTTCCTAAAGATTATCACAAATCTTGGAATGATAAATGAGTTTGAAGCGGCTCAATCCACTACAAGAAATATGTACATTCTTAGCACACGATAA